A region of Leifsonia xyli DNA encodes the following proteins:
- a CDS encoding transcriptional regulator: MAITELLPLRDLQACCAPITREVISEENAVSVARAMKALADPARLRLLSMVAAHADGEACVCDLTEPLGLSQPTVSHHLKILVDAGYLSRSKRGTWAYYRIVPGSLDAASSFLTSV; the protein is encoded by the coding sequence ATGGCGATCACCGAGCTCCTGCCCCTGCGCGACCTGCAGGCATGCTGCGCCCCCATCACGCGCGAGGTGATCAGCGAGGAGAACGCCGTCTCGGTCGCGCGCGCTATGAAGGCCCTGGCTGATCCCGCCCGACTGCGACTCCTCTCGATGGTGGCCGCGCACGCCGACGGCGAGGCCTGCGTCTGCGACCTGACGGAGCCGCTCGGGCTGTCGCAGCCGACGGTGTCGCATCACCTCAAGATCCTGGTCGATGCCGGGTATCTCAGCCGGAGCAAGCGAGGCACGTGGGCGTACTACCGGATCGTCCCGGGCTCGCTCGATGCGGCGTCGTCCTTCCTGACCTCCGTCTGA
- a CDS encoding SAM-dependent methyltransferase: protein MTETTERTPPAFRQHAGRGAFNAAFFAAAGPYLDAAQRPYKRTVFADLPEVVVELGSGVGANLPYLAPGATLIAVEPNRSMQARLRSAAARRGVHLDLRERTAESTGLPDGSVDTVISSLVLCTVSDPDAVLAEVRRILRPGGTFHFVEHVVAPEGTTTRTAQRVLRRPWAWTFEGCSCERDLEDAVRSAGFAEVEVERYRLHTPFVPFNPQIAGVARTAQ from the coding sequence ATGACAGAGACCACCGAGCGCACTCCGCCGGCCTTCCGCCAGCACGCCGGTCGCGGTGCCTTCAACGCGGCCTTCTTCGCCGCCGCGGGGCCGTACCTGGATGCCGCACAGCGCCCCTACAAGCGAACCGTGTTCGCCGACCTGCCCGAGGTCGTCGTCGAGCTGGGCTCCGGCGTCGGCGCGAATCTGCCGTATCTGGCGCCCGGCGCGACCCTCATCGCTGTCGAGCCCAACCGCTCCATGCAAGCCCGCCTGCGATCGGCGGCGGCCCGCCGCGGCGTCCACCTCGACCTGCGCGAGCGCACGGCCGAGAGCACCGGGCTCCCTGACGGCAGCGTCGACACCGTCATCTCGTCGCTCGTGCTGTGCACGGTGAGCGACCCGGACGCGGTGCTCGCGGAGGTGCGCCGCATCCTGCGACCGGGCGGAACGTTCCACTTCGTGGAGCACGTCGTCGCCCCCGAGGGCACGACGACCCGCACCGCGCAGCGGGTGCTGCGCCGCCCGTGGGCGTGGACGTTCGAGGGATGCTCCTGCGAACGCGATCTGGAGGACGCCGTGCGCAGTGCCGGCTTCGCGGAGGTGGAGGTCGAGCGCTACCGGCTGCACACGCCGTTCGTGCCGTTCAACCCGCAGATCGCGGGCGTCGCGCGCACGGCTCAGTAG
- a CDS encoding glyoxalase, which yields MDIRLENVGIAVRDIDEAVSFFTDLGLTVLGRDTVSGGWADTAVGLDGNHAKVAMLQTPDGGGRLELFEYLHPDAIETAPTLPNEIGMHRVAFQVDDLDAALDIAARHGCEPLRGVAQYEDVYRLTYLRGPSGIIVMLAQDLRRNPA from the coding sequence ATGGACATCAGACTCGAGAACGTCGGCATCGCGGTCCGCGACATCGACGAGGCCGTGTCGTTCTTCACCGACCTCGGGCTGACCGTGCTCGGCCGCGACACGGTGAGCGGCGGCTGGGCCGACACCGCGGTCGGACTCGACGGCAACCACGCGAAGGTCGCGATGCTGCAGACGCCGGACGGCGGGGGCCGACTCGAGCTGTTCGAGTACCTGCACCCGGATGCGATCGAGACCGCGCCGACGCTGCCGAACGAGATCGGGATGCACCGCGTGGCCTTCCAGGTCGACGACCTGGACGCCGCCCTGGACATCGCCGCGAGGCACGGTTGCGAGCCCCTGCGAGGCGTGGCGCAGTACGAGGACGTCTACCGGCTCACGTACCTGCGCGGGCCGAGCGGCATCATCGTCATGCTGGCGCAGGACCTGCGACGGAACCCGGCGTGA
- a CDS encoding transcriptional regulator, producing MSRRAKLTPEQAGLPAGTGRRVAGLRRSEVAMLADVSVEYYSKLERGAIAGASAGVLDAVARALQLDDTERAHLFDLARAADGIPLSGRPRRRSVKSPAARPSLHWALEAFTDGVAVVRNAQSDVIAFNALGRAFYSPMIGDGGRTPNFARFQFLDPASRDFYPDWDLFADMCVAMMRAEAGRDPHNRALQDLVGELSTRSDTFRQLWGAHDVRTHGAGTKRFHHPVVGDLTLAYEELAITAEPGHVMLVYTAEPGSPSAERLRLLASWAVEQPAHDRSITEEA from the coding sequence ATGTCGCGCCGCGCCAAGCTCACGCCCGAGCAGGCGGGGCTGCCGGCCGGCACCGGCCGACGGGTGGCCGGTCTGCGTCGCTCGGAGGTCGCGATGCTCGCCGACGTCAGCGTCGAGTACTACTCGAAGCTCGAGCGCGGTGCCATCGCGGGCGCCTCGGCCGGTGTCCTGGATGCGGTGGCTCGGGCGCTGCAGCTCGACGACACCGAGCGCGCCCACCTGTTCGACCTCGCGCGAGCGGCCGACGGTATCCCGCTCTCCGGGCGCCCGCGCCGCCGGAGTGTCAAGAGCCCGGCCGCGCGTCCGAGCCTGCACTGGGCGTTGGAGGCGTTCACCGACGGCGTCGCCGTGGTGCGCAATGCGCAGTCCGACGTGATCGCCTTCAACGCTCTCGGGCGCGCCTTCTACTCGCCGATGATCGGCGACGGCGGACGGACGCCGAACTTCGCGCGGTTCCAGTTCCTCGACCCCGCCTCGCGCGACTTCTACCCGGACTGGGACCTCTTCGCGGACATGTGCGTCGCCATGATGCGCGCCGAGGCCGGCCGCGACCCGCACAACCGTGCGCTGCAAGACCTCGTCGGCGAACTGTCGACGCGCAGCGACACGTTCCGGCAGCTGTGGGGCGCGCACGACGTGCGGACGCACGGGGCGGGCACTAAGCGGTTCCACCATCCCGTCGTCGGCGACCTCACCCTCGCCTACGAGGAGCTGGCGATCACGGCGGAGCCGGGCCACGTGATGCTCGTCTATACCGCAGAGCCCGGATCGCCGTCGGCCGAGCGGCTGCGGCTCCTCGCATCGTGGGCCGTCGAACAACCCGCCCACGACCGATCGATCACGGAGGAAGCATGA
- a CDS encoding 4-carboxymuconolactone decarboxylase produces MSGWTGGRRAFGDFAPGLVHYTDEVLFDEVWERPGLSKRDRSLITVTALLSGGNVDQLRFHLPFAAQNGVTQEELIESITHLAFYAGWPKAMSAMTVAKELFDDGGASA; encoded by the coding sequence ATGAGCGGCTGGACCGGCGGACGACGCGCGTTCGGCGATTTCGCCCCCGGCCTCGTCCACTACACCGACGAGGTGCTGTTCGACGAGGTCTGGGAGAGGCCGGGGCTGTCGAAGCGCGACCGCAGCCTCATCACCGTCACCGCCCTGCTCTCCGGCGGCAACGTCGACCAGCTGCGCTTCCACCTCCCCTTCGCCGCGCAGAACGGCGTGACACAGGAGGAACTGATCGAGTCGATCACGCACCTCGCGTTCTACGCCGGCTGGCCGAAGGCGATGTCGGCGATGACCGTCGCCAAGGAGCTGTTCGACGACGGGGGCGCCTCCGCATGA
- a CDS encoding heat-shock protein HtpX — translation MTTTPTVLFVCVHNAGRSQMAAGYLRALAGDRVEVLSAGSEPGDRINPVAVAAMAEEGIDIAGNAPKVLTTEAVQESDVVITMGCGDTCPIFPGKRYEDWELDDPAGRPIEEVRPIRDEIKRRVEALLAEVAPLVQ, via the coding sequence ATGACCACCACCCCCACCGTCCTCTTCGTCTGCGTCCACAACGCGGGGCGTTCGCAGATGGCCGCCGGCTACCTGCGGGCGCTGGCGGGCGACCGCGTCGAGGTGCTCTCGGCCGGATCCGAGCCGGGTGACCGCATCAACCCTGTCGCCGTCGCCGCGATGGCCGAGGAGGGCATCGACATCGCCGGCAATGCGCCGAAGGTCCTGACCACCGAGGCCGTGCAGGAGTCGGATGTCGTCATCACCATGGGCTGCGGCGACACGTGCCCCATCTTCCCCGGCAAGCGGTATGAGGACTGGGAGCTCGACGACCCGGCCGGGCGCCCGATCGAGGAGGTGCGCCCGATTCGAGACGAGATCAAGCGCCGTGTCGAGGCGCTGCTGGCGGAGGTCGCACCGCTCGTGCAATGA
- a CDS encoding deaminase: MLIYSMGVSADGFIADEQGGFDFTAPGDEQFRFQVAQIGRLGGYLMGRKLYETMRVWETDESLRTPGVATVFADTWAALPKVVFSRTLTSVDGNARLATGTVEDEVAAALASTAGDVSIGGADLAAEAIHLDLIDEYRLFRYPVVIGNGTRYWPPLERRMPLTLVGTRTFGGRVVYEEYRRLRYDVTPGSVAGPAPA; encoded by the coding sequence GTGCTGATCTACTCGATGGGCGTCTCCGCCGACGGCTTCATCGCCGACGAGCAGGGCGGCTTCGACTTCACCGCGCCGGGCGACGAGCAGTTCCGGTTCCAGGTGGCGCAGATCGGCCGGCTCGGCGGGTACCTGATGGGCAGGAAGCTCTACGAGACAATGCGCGTGTGGGAGACGGACGAGTCGCTCCGGACGCCGGGCGTCGCCACCGTGTTCGCGGACACGTGGGCCGCGCTGCCGAAGGTCGTATTCAGCCGCACCCTCACTTCCGTCGACGGCAACGCCCGCCTCGCGACCGGGACGGTCGAGGACGAGGTCGCTGCGGCCCTCGCCTCGACGGCGGGAGACGTGTCGATCGGCGGCGCGGACCTCGCCGCCGAGGCCATCCACCTGGACCTCATCGACGAGTACCGCCTCTTCCGCTACCCGGTCGTGATCGGCAACGGGACGCGCTACTGGCCGCCGCTCGAACGCCGGATGCCGCTCACACTGGTCGGCACCCGGACGTTCGGCGGGCGGGTCGTCTATGAGGAGTACCGCCGGCTCCGCTACGACGTCACGCCGGGTTCCGTCGCAGGTCCTGCGCCAGCATGA
- a CDS encoding alpha/beta hydrolase — protein sequence MGTVTTSDGVEIFYKDWGTGQPIVFSHGWPLSADDWDTQLLFFLQHGYRVVAADRRGHGRSTQTGEGHDMDHYAADLRAVVEALDLHDAIHVGHSTGGGEVAHYIATYGEDRVARAVLISAVPPIMVQTENNPGGLPKSVFDDLQAQLAKNRSEFYRALPSGPFYGFNRPGVESSEAIIENWWRQGMMGGAKAHYDGIVAFSQTDFTEDLKKISVPVLVMHGEDDQIVPYADSGPLSAKLVQNGTLKSYPGFPHGMPTTQADTINADLLEWLQS from the coding sequence ATGGGCACAGTCACCACGTCAGACGGCGTCGAGATCTTCTACAAGGATTGGGGAACCGGTCAGCCGATCGTCTTCAGCCACGGCTGGCCACTGTCGGCCGACGACTGGGACACGCAGCTGCTGTTCTTCCTGCAGCACGGCTACCGCGTCGTCGCCGCCGACCGCCGCGGCCACGGCCGCTCGACCCAGACCGGCGAGGGCCACGACATGGATCACTACGCCGCCGACCTGCGGGCGGTGGTCGAGGCGCTCGACCTGCACGACGCCATCCACGTCGGCCACTCCACGGGAGGCGGCGAGGTCGCGCACTACATCGCCACCTACGGCGAGGACCGCGTCGCACGCGCTGTGCTGATCAGCGCCGTACCGCCGATCATGGTCCAGACCGAGAACAACCCCGGCGGCCTGCCGAAGAGCGTCTTCGACGACCTGCAGGCGCAGCTCGCGAAGAACCGGTCGGAGTTCTACCGGGCGCTGCCGTCCGGTCCGTTCTACGGCTTCAACCGACCCGGTGTGGAGTCGTCGGAGGCGATCATCGAGAACTGGTGGCGTCAGGGCATGATGGGCGGCGCGAAGGCGCACTACGACGGCATCGTCGCCTTCTCGCAGACCGACTTCACCGAGGACCTGAAGAAGATCAGCGTGCCGGTGCTGGTGATGCACGGCGAGGACGACCAGATCGTCCCCTACGCCGACTCCGGCCCCCTCTCGGCGAAGCTCGTGCAGAACGGCACGCTGAAGTCGTACCCGGGCTTCCCGCACGGCATGCCGACCACGCAGGCGGACACGATCAACGCCGACCTGCTGGAGTGGCTGCAGTCCTAG
- a CDS encoding MarR family transcriptional regulator yields the protein MEANPLALESQVCFALSVAARSVIAAYRPVLEPVGLTHPQYLVMLALWENEQLSVRRLAELLALEPATISPLVKRLEALGYVIRRRAATDERVMEIRLTDRGRELRAYAETIPATMMQRLGMDADELRALHRTMTSVIAAARG from the coding sequence GTGGAGGCGAACCCGCTGGCCCTCGAGAGCCAGGTCTGCTTCGCGCTCTCGGTCGCCGCCCGGTCCGTCATCGCCGCGTACCGCCCGGTGCTCGAGCCGGTCGGGCTGACGCATCCCCAGTACCTGGTGATGCTGGCGCTGTGGGAGAACGAGCAGCTCTCGGTCCGGCGCCTAGCCGAGCTTCTCGCGCTGGAGCCGGCCACGATCTCGCCGCTGGTGAAGCGGCTGGAGGCGCTCGGCTACGTCATCCGCCGGCGAGCGGCGACGGACGAGCGGGTGATGGAGATCCGGCTCACCGATCGCGGGCGGGAGCTGCGGGCCTACGCGGAGACCATCCCGGCCACGATGATGCAGCGCCTCGGGATGGACGCGGACGAGCTCCGAGCGCTGCATCGGACCATGACCTCCGTGATCGCGGCCGCGCGGGGATAG
- a CDS encoding zinc-binding dehydrogenase, whose protein sequence is MARKSEETMYVEYDANGDVDVLEKRTRPLPTPAPDEVLVEVVATGINHIDGFIRSGREEAWADEPFPRGSGSDFAGIVVTGDAAGRFRKGADVIGHVRSGAHATHIVVPAAALVPKPPHVAWEVAGGLYLAGVTALDTLDDLRIGPDDTVVISAAAGGVGSIEAQLAKHRGARVIGTCGDRNFDYLRQLGITPVRYGEAIEERIREKAPNGVTALIDNFGQDGRALAESLGVPASRYRSSEDRRDTELRLLQDDPESVAHGTAQLARLAQLADERAFTLLISGFYPLDEIRYAYDDLQNLHSRGKIVLGTHPVTTYRTLKARDVQEARG, encoded by the coding sequence ATGGCGAGGAAGTCCGAAGAGACGATGTACGTCGAGTACGACGCCAACGGGGATGTGGATGTGCTCGAGAAGCGCACGCGTCCGCTCCCCACGCCCGCGCCCGACGAAGTGCTCGTCGAGGTCGTCGCCACCGGCATCAACCACATCGACGGGTTCATCCGCAGCGGCCGCGAGGAGGCGTGGGCCGACGAGCCCTTCCCGCGCGGCTCGGGGAGCGACTTCGCCGGCATCGTGGTCACCGGGGACGCGGCCGGACGGTTCCGGAAGGGCGCCGACGTCATCGGTCACGTCCGCAGTGGAGCCCATGCCACGCATATCGTCGTGCCGGCCGCCGCGCTCGTGCCGAAGCCGCCTCACGTCGCGTGGGAAGTCGCGGGCGGCCTCTACCTCGCCGGCGTGACCGCTCTGGATACCCTCGACGACCTCCGCATCGGGCCGGATGACACCGTCGTGATCTCCGCAGCCGCCGGCGGGGTCGGCAGCATCGAGGCGCAGCTCGCGAAGCACCGCGGCGCGCGCGTCATCGGCACCTGCGGCGACCGCAACTTCGACTACCTCCGCCAGCTCGGCATCACGCCGGTGCGCTACGGCGAGGCGATCGAGGAGCGCATCCGCGAGAAGGCGCCGAACGGCGTCACCGCGCTCATCGACAACTTCGGCCAGGATGGACGCGCCCTGGCAGAGTCGCTGGGGGTCCCCGCCTCCCGCTACCGGTCGAGCGAGGACCGCCGCGACACCGAGCTGCGGCTGCTACAGGACGACCCCGAGTCGGTCGCCCACGGCACGGCCCAGCTCGCGCGGCTGGCGCAGCTCGCGGACGAGCGGGCCTTCACGCTGCTCATCTCCGGCTTCTACCCGCTGGACGAGATCCGGTACGCCTACGACGACCTCCAGAACCTGCACTCGCGCGGCAAGATCGTGCTGGGGACGCATCCCGTCACGACATACCGCACGCTCAAGGCGCGGGACGTGCAGGAGGCGCGGGGCTGA
- a CDS encoding helix-turn-helix transcriptional regulator, giving the protein MQQHLTRVTTADGTGIAVATVGDGRPILFVSGWLSHLELGWQLPEERAFDEALARGARLIRYDRAGCGLSDRTERPPTLAFELEQLEAVVLGLGLDRFDLVGASLGAPVAAAWAAAHPETVRRLVLYGGWAQGEAISPPSAREHILALVASHWGLGADVLTDLFAPDASSAARAQLGRYQRASSDAATARALLELSYRMDVRTLLPEVAAPTLVVHRADDRAAPLAQAEALAAGIPDARLSVLPGRSHLPWAGDPAELIAVIRRFLGLRVARGGSGMLTPRQREVAALVGEGLTNREIAVRLGIEERSAEGHVERIRLRLGVRSRAQIAAWDAAQR; this is encoded by the coding sequence GTGCAGCAGCACCTGACCCGCGTCACCACGGCGGACGGCACCGGGATCGCCGTCGCGACCGTCGGCGACGGCCGCCCGATCCTCTTCGTCTCCGGATGGCTCAGCCACCTCGAGTTGGGCTGGCAGCTGCCCGAGGAGCGCGCGTTCGACGAAGCGCTCGCCCGAGGCGCCCGGCTGATCCGCTACGACCGCGCGGGGTGCGGGCTCTCCGATCGCACCGAGCGGCCGCCGACGCTCGCCTTCGAGCTCGAGCAGCTGGAGGCCGTCGTTCTCGGCCTGGGCCTCGACCGGTTCGACCTCGTCGGCGCGTCCCTCGGGGCGCCGGTCGCAGCTGCGTGGGCGGCCGCGCATCCCGAGACCGTGCGGCGTCTGGTGCTCTACGGCGGCTGGGCGCAGGGCGAGGCGATCTCGCCGCCCAGCGCGCGCGAGCACATTCTGGCGCTGGTCGCATCGCACTGGGGTCTCGGCGCCGACGTGCTCACGGACCTGTTCGCGCCGGACGCGTCATCCGCCGCCCGCGCGCAGCTCGGACGCTACCAGCGCGCCTCCTCCGACGCCGCGACCGCCCGGGCGCTGCTCGAACTCAGCTACCGGATGGACGTGCGCACCCTGCTGCCGGAGGTCGCCGCCCCGACCCTCGTCGTGCACCGCGCGGACGACCGAGCAGCTCCCCTCGCACAGGCGGAGGCGCTCGCCGCCGGCATCCCGGACGCCCGGCTGAGCGTGCTCCCCGGCCGCTCGCACCTGCCGTGGGCGGGAGACCCGGCCGAGCTGATCGCCGTCATCCGCCGCTTCCTCGGGCTCCGGGTCGCCCGCGGCGGGTCCGGGATGCTCACCCCGCGCCAGCGCGAGGTGGCCGCGCTGGTCGGCGAGGGGCTCACCAACCGCGAGATCGCCGTCCGGCTGGGGATCGAGGAGCGGTCGGCGGAAGGGCACGTGGAGCGCATCCGCCTCCGGCTCGGGGTGCGGTCGCGGGCGCAGATCGCGGCCTGGGACGCGGCGCAGCGCTGA
- a CDS encoding multidrug transporter, with the protein MSPRKRWAGLVFISIAVALIIVDSTIVNVAIPSIVDELHIGSTGVQWVQESYTLVFAALLLVFGTLADRWGRRRMLLIGVGIFTLASVAAAVAPTGAFLIGARLIQGVGGAMILPTTLSLINATFRGRERALAFAVWGSTIGGMTALGPLLGGWLTTAFSWRWAFGINIPLGILIVVGVLATVQESRDTRHAGGVDWIGALLSVVTSASLVFGLIEGRTYGWWLVDTRPAVGDWTWPWAISPVPIAFAVSIVGGVLFVLRGRARLRAGRSTMLALDLFRIPSFRNGNIAATIVSLGEFGIVLALPIWLQNVLGYSALDTGLILLALAIGSFVASGFAGAFGNRIPAVTVVRVGLVAEIVGVAGLGFVISPTTPWGALLPFLFVYGFGVGLATAQLTGVVLRDVPVEQSGQGSGTQSTARQIGSALGIAVLGTVLFASATAVLDSSLQDRGLPAAQRDQVVSAVIDSSGAAIAGLEKDPRTAPIAEDAKVAFSDGTRWAAFSAAGFLVVGLAATLSLGGRREREGEETGEEQPASALSPAPPARPAP; encoded by the coding sequence ATGTCGCCTCGGAAGCGTTGGGCAGGGCTGGTCTTCATCAGCATCGCGGTCGCTCTGATCATCGTCGACTCCACGATCGTCAACGTCGCCATCCCGTCGATCGTCGACGAGCTCCACATCGGCTCGACCGGCGTGCAATGGGTGCAGGAGTCGTACACGCTGGTCTTCGCCGCGCTCCTCCTGGTGTTCGGCACGCTCGCCGACCGCTGGGGGCGCCGGCGGATGCTGCTGATCGGCGTCGGGATCTTCACCCTCGCTTCCGTCGCCGCCGCCGTCGCGCCGACCGGGGCGTTCCTGATCGGCGCCCGCCTCATTCAGGGAGTCGGCGGCGCGATGATCCTGCCGACGACCCTCTCGCTCATCAACGCGACCTTCCGCGGGCGGGAGCGCGCCCTCGCGTTCGCCGTCTGGGGGTCGACCATCGGCGGGATGACGGCCCTCGGACCGCTCCTCGGCGGCTGGCTGACCACGGCGTTCTCGTGGCGCTGGGCGTTCGGGATCAACATCCCGCTCGGCATCCTGATCGTCGTCGGCGTGCTGGCGACCGTGCAGGAGTCGCGCGACACCCGTCATGCCGGAGGCGTCGACTGGATCGGCGCCCTGCTGTCGGTGGTGACCAGTGCGTCCCTCGTCTTCGGGCTGATCGAGGGCCGCACCTACGGCTGGTGGCTGGTCGACACGCGGCCGGCCGTCGGGGACTGGACCTGGCCCTGGGCGATCTCGCCCGTGCCGATCGCGTTCGCGGTGTCGATCGTCGGCGGCGTGCTCTTCGTGCTGCGGGGGCGCGCGCGGCTGCGGGCCGGGCGAAGCACCATGCTCGCGCTCGACCTGTTCCGCATCCCCTCCTTCCGCAACGGGAACATCGCGGCGACGATCGTGTCCCTCGGCGAGTTCGGGATCGTGCTGGCGTTGCCGATCTGGCTGCAGAACGTGCTCGGCTACAGCGCGCTCGACACGGGCCTCATCCTGTTGGCGCTCGCGATCGGATCGTTCGTGGCGAGCGGCTTCGCGGGCGCCTTCGGCAACCGCATCCCGGCCGTGACGGTCGTGCGCGTCGGCCTCGTCGCCGAGATCGTCGGCGTCGCGGGGCTCGGATTCGTCATCTCCCCGACGACGCCGTGGGGTGCGCTGCTGCCGTTCCTCTTCGTCTACGGCTTCGGCGTGGGCCTCGCGACCGCCCAGCTGACCGGCGTCGTTCTCCGGGATGTGCCGGTCGAGCAGAGCGGTCAGGGGTCCGGGACGCAGAGCACGGCGCGACAGATCGGCTCGGCGTTGGGCATCGCGGTGCTCGGGACGGTTCTGTTCGCCTCCGCGACCGCGGTGCTCGACAGCAGCCTCCAGGATCGCGGGCTCCCGGCCGCGCAGCGGGATCAGGTCGTCTCGGCGGTGATCGACAGCTCCGGCGCGGCGATCGCCGGTCTTGAGAAGGACCCGCGGACGGCGCCGATCGCCGAGGACGCGAAGGTCGCCTTCAGCGACGGCACGCGCTGGGCCGCGTTCTCCGCCGCCGGCTTCCTCGTGGTCGGCCTGGCGGCGACGCTGTCGCTCGGCGGCCGGCGAGAGAGGGAGGGCGAGGAGACGGGGGAGGAGCAGCCCGCCTCCGCGCTCAGCCCCGCGCCTCCTGCACGTCCCGCGCCTTGA
- a CDS encoding cupin: MNIEPTPPTVKNPPEQFAGDVWVDPIAGPHDGDQRMTVALVRFAPGARTAWHSHARGQYLRVTAGVARFGDRDGNIIEVHPGQTLYTPPGQDHWHAAVPGCFMEHIAMLESADDPADTTTWKEHITDAEYEGRVS, translated from the coding sequence ATGAACATCGAACCCACCCCGCCCACGGTGAAGAATCCGCCGGAGCAGTTCGCCGGCGACGTCTGGGTCGACCCGATCGCCGGCCCGCACGACGGAGACCAGCGGATGACGGTCGCGCTGGTCCGCTTCGCCCCGGGCGCCCGCACCGCCTGGCACAGCCACGCACGCGGGCAGTACCTGCGCGTCACCGCAGGGGTCGCCCGGTTCGGCGACCGCGACGGGAACATCATCGAGGTCCATCCGGGTCAGACGCTCTACACGCCGCCCGGCCAGGACCATTGGCACGCCGCCGTGCCGGGCTGCTTCATGGAGCACATCGCCATGCTCGAGTCCGCCGACGACCCTGCGGACACCACCACCTGGAAAGAGCACATCACCGACGCCGAGTACGAGGGGAGGGTCTCATGA
- a CDS encoding IMP dehydrogenase, giving the protein MRGVVMYAPGDVRVEERPDPRIEEPTDAIIRVAAACICGSDLWPYRGTDAVTEPTPLGHEYVGVVEQVGEDVTNVKVGDYVVGSFFASDNTCEICRAGYQSRCVHAFPMGALGTQAEKLRVPLADGTLVVVPGTPTAAQMRSLLAASDVLGTGWFAAVAAESGPGKTVAVVGDGAVGLLGILAAKQLGAERIIAMSRHADRQTLARRYGATDIVEERGDAGVAAIKALTDGLGAHSVIEAVGTQESMMQAIRATRPGGHVGYVGVSHDVELPGEELFFSGVHLHGGPAPVRRFLPELIESIMNDELDAGEVFDLTLPLADAAEGYRAMDERRAIKVLLETEQA; this is encoded by the coding sequence ATGCGTGGAGTAGTCATGTACGCACCCGGCGACGTGCGCGTCGAGGAGCGCCCCGACCCGAGGATCGAGGAGCCGACGGACGCGATCATCCGCGTCGCCGCCGCCTGCATCTGCGGCTCGGACCTCTGGCCGTATCGGGGAACCGACGCCGTCACCGAGCCCACGCCGCTGGGCCACGAATATGTCGGCGTCGTAGAGCAGGTCGGCGAGGACGTCACGAACGTGAAGGTCGGCGACTACGTCGTCGGCTCCTTCTTCGCCTCCGACAACACCTGCGAGATCTGCCGGGCCGGGTACCAGTCCCGGTGCGTCCACGCGTTCCCGATGGGTGCACTGGGCACCCAGGCCGAGAAGCTGCGCGTTCCACTGGCCGACGGCACCCTCGTGGTCGTGCCCGGCACCCCGACCGCGGCGCAGATGCGCAGCCTCCTCGCCGCCTCCGATGTGCTCGGCACCGGCTGGTTCGCCGCGGTCGCGGCCGAGTCAGGCCCGGGAAAGACCGTCGCTGTGGTCGGTGACGGCGCGGTCGGGCTGCTCGGCATCCTGGCCGCGAAGCAGCTCGGCGCCGAACGGATCATCGCCATGAGCCGTCACGCCGACCGGCAGACGCTCGCCCGCCGTTACGGGGCGACCGACATCGTGGAGGAGCGTGGGGATGCGGGCGTCGCCGCCATCAAGGCCCTGACCGACGGGCTCGGCGCGCACTCCGTGATCGAAGCCGTCGGGACACAGGAGTCGATGATGCAGGCGATCAGAGCCACGCGCCCCGGAGGGCACGTCGGTTACGTCGGCGTCTCGCACGACGTGGAGCTGCCCGGCGAGGAGCTGTTCTTCTCCGGCGTGCACCTGCACGGCGGCCCCGCCCCCGTCCGCCGCTTCCTTCCCGAGCTGATCGAGTCGATCATGAATGACGAGCTCGACGCCGGTGAGGTGTTCGACCTCACCCTCCCGCTCGCCGACGCGGCGGAGGGCTACCGGGCCATGGATGAGCGTCGCGCCATCAAGGTGCTGCTGGAAACGGAGCAAGCATGA